The Acropora muricata isolate sample 2 chromosome 5, ASM3666990v1, whole genome shotgun sequence genome includes a window with the following:
- the LOC136917709 gene encoding small ribosomal subunit protein mS31-like, which translates to MAMFSQPQLCHRSFHLLFSKALLTRALALSSSRNDGRPKVSTSSLLKNLRRQSLERDDKYKTERNEDVWETADQASFESYPKLDPLPGIEMSLKEEQRVISTKESLKFSQKQPQRIVVSESSFEANEGEILPKDKIEQRPKWLGGEYFKESELKSGNVRQNRVLRELQEEKTKEKSSSVISSDLVNSLKKVKEFGKDNGKNMLEDSIHAAQQQRQKARTLKATMTTSGGQVESVSEKSEQEWVERSLEDLEENVDQRMPPQTKADPELKKKIQDILSQLKVAPKQLGTPKTIVAAVENWGKSAFYQSQDIRDEYKEQTNEIAFDSTEFSFEDGNRLELFKSIVDKQKTENVKVLRSNNIFLMESDHLEELDNVNQIGVWQNIFRDDINLSDKLWQYPVDNEVCKTEEHGVSFEEHVFLEYLLDDFPKKGPVRRFMELVINGLQKNPHLTVGQKKERVRWFKDYFADFSEEELNF; encoded by the coding sequence ATGGCAATGTTCTCTCAGCCTCAATTGTGTCACCGTTCGTTTCACCTGCTATTTTCCAAGGCTTTGTTGACAAGAGCCTTGGCCTTGAGTTCCAGTAGAAATGATGGCCGCCCGAAAGTGTCTACATCGTCTCTATTGAAAAATCTGAGACGTCAATCGCTTGAACGTGATGACAAATACAAGACGGAGAGAAATGAAGATGTTTGGGAGACAGCAGATCAAGCCAGTTTTGAATCTTACCCAAAACTTGACCCCTTACCTGGCATCGAAATGAGCCTCAAAGAGGAGCAAAGGGTCATCTCCACAAAGGAAAGCCTCAAATTTTCCCAAAAACAACCTCAGAGAATAGTTGTTTCGGAGTCCAGTTTTGAGGCAAACGAAGGAGAGATCCTACCAAAGGACAAAATCGAACAACGCCCTAAATGGCTCGGGGGTGAATATTTCAAGGAAAGTGAATTAAAATCAGGAAATGTGAGGCAAAACAGGGTTTTAAGAGAATTGCAGgaagaaaagacaaaagaaaaatcatcTTCGGTTATTTCCTCAGATCTTGTGAACTCACTGAAAAAGGTCAAAGAGTTTGGAAAAGATAATGGAAAGAACATGCTTGAGGATTCAATACACGCAGCTCAACAGCAACGCCAAAAGGCAAGAACACTAAAGGCAACCATGACGACAAGTGGTGGTCAAGTGGAATCTGTGTCAGAAAAATCAGAACAAGAGTGGGTTGAAAGAAGTCTGGAAGATTTAGAGGAAAATGTCGATCAGAGAATGCCACCACAAACAAAGGCAGATCCGGAgttaaagaagaaaattcaagaCATTCTTTCTCAGCTAAAAGTTGCTCCTAAACAATTAGGGACACCCAAAACCATTGTTGCAGCAGTGGAAAACTGGGGAAAGTCAGCATTTTATCAATCTCAGGATATCAGAGATGAATACAAAGAACAAACCAATGAAATTGCTTTTGATTCGACCGAGTTCTCATTTGAAGATGGTAATAGACTAGAACTCTTTAAAAGCATTGTTGACAAACAGAAGACCGAAAATGTGAAAGTGTTGCGGTCAAACAATATCTTTTTGATGGAGTCAGATCATTTAGAGGAACTAGACAATGTGAATCAGATTGGTGTTTGGCAAAATATCTTCCGAGATGACATAAACCTTTCTGACAAACTTTGGCAGTACCCTGTTGATAATGAAGTGTGTAAAACAGAGGAACATGGAGTCAGTTTTGAGGAACATGTGTTTTTGGAATATTTGTTAGATGATTTTCCAAAAAAGGGCCCAGTGCGTCGTTTCATGGAGTTAGTCATTAATGGCTTACAAAAGAATCCCCACTTAACTGTTGGGCAGAAGAAGGAACGTGTTCGCTGGTTTAAAGACTACTTTGCAGATTTTTCAGAAGAGGAACtgaatttttaa